In one window of Desulforhabdus amnigena DNA:
- a CDS encoding alkaline phosphatase family protein, translating to MFGAFKKKRKNPKAVVIGLDGVPYSLIREYMDRGIMPEFARLCQTGQLARMKSSLPEVSSVAWTNFMTGKNPAEHGIFGFMEINKQSYDYIFPNFASLKEMPFWDKENIKTVAINIPQTYPARPMNGVVVSGFVALDLKKATYPESVYNYLRSIEYRLDVNARLAAENPEAFFEDLFKTFRKRIQAIEYLYDHEEWQLFIGTVTETDRMHHFFFDSALVGNHFDIFEKFYRELDQFIGKMAKKAVDDNAVFLTCSDHGFTTIKREVYLNTWLVENGYLNLGGQEGLKGMDSRVKAFCLDPSRIYIHSSGRYAKGSVNASDYRTLVEELAQGLKTITFDGQPVIKEVYLKDEIFHGGLKEDAPDLYLLPNYGFDLKGALNKPSLFGTTHFKGMHTYDDAHFFLSEGEMPNNPKIENIAAVLSAHLKIAD from the coding sequence ATGTTTGGCGCATTCAAGAAAAAGAGAAAAAATCCCAAGGCAGTGGTCATCGGTTTGGACGGTGTACCCTACAGTCTTATCAGGGAATATATGGATCGAGGGATCATGCCCGAATTTGCCAGGCTGTGTCAGACAGGGCAACTCGCCAGGATGAAATCCAGCCTGCCGGAAGTATCCTCCGTTGCCTGGACCAACTTTATGACCGGCAAAAATCCCGCAGAACACGGTATCTTTGGCTTCATGGAAATCAATAAGCAAAGTTATGATTATATTTTCCCTAACTTTGCATCCCTTAAGGAAATGCCCTTCTGGGATAAAGAAAATATCAAAACAGTCGCCATCAATATTCCCCAGACCTATCCTGCGAGGCCCATGAATGGTGTGGTAGTAAGCGGCTTCGTGGCTTTGGATCTTAAAAAAGCCACTTATCCGGAGAGTGTCTACAATTATCTTCGTTCGATCGAATACCGATTGGATGTCAATGCCAGGCTTGCTGCCGAAAATCCGGAGGCCTTCTTTGAAGACCTTTTTAAAACCTTTCGAAAGAGAATTCAAGCGATTGAATATCTTTACGATCATGAAGAGTGGCAATTATTTATCGGTACGGTGACGGAAACGGACCGTATGCACCATTTCTTTTTTGACTCAGCGCTGGTGGGAAATCATTTTGATATATTCGAGAAGTTCTACCGAGAGCTGGACCAGTTTATTGGAAAGATGGCAAAAAAAGCTGTAGATGACAATGCTGTTTTCCTCACCTGTTCCGACCACGGTTTTACTACCATAAAGAGAGAAGTTTATTTGAATACCTGGCTGGTCGAGAACGGATATCTGAATCTTGGGGGGCAAGAGGGGCTCAAAGGAATGGATTCCCGGGTGAAGGCTTTTTGTCTTGATCCTTCGAGAATTTATATTCATTCTTCCGGCAGGTATGCCAAAGGAAGCGTTAATGCTTCAGATTACAGAACACTGGTAGAGGAACTTGCACAAGGTTTAAAGACCATCACCTTTGATGGCCAACCGGTTATAAAAGAAGTTTATCTCAAGGATGAAATTTTTCACGGTGGACTGAAAGAAGATGCCCCGGATCTTTACCTTTTGCCCAATTATGGCTTTGACCTGAAAGGGGCGCTCAATAAACCCTCATTGTTTGGTACTACTCATTTCAAAGGCATGCACACCTACGACGATGCACATTTTTTTCTATCTGAGGGGGAAATGCCCAACAATCCAAAGATAGAAAACATCGCCGCCGTTCTTTCGGCCCACCTTAAAATAGCAGATTAA
- a CDS encoding flippase encodes METNEHKDIKKIARGSALSFAGAIVGRGGWFLYQVIAARFLGVEAFGLYMLAIMAMKITDLISRLGLHTGSMRFVALYRKNDQSRLKGILISSFCISFGSGIFLGLILYLFAGFLAKFVFHKPGLENIIIKLSLSVPFMSSMMVVANASQGFHTTKYAVLIRDIIQPTLNLLFISLSIFFGLGLVGIIYGYIASYSVALLVALILITKLFPEIKDKTIKSDYQVKALITYSIPLLFSSFLYLLISWMDTIMLGIMKTSQDVGIFKAASEIPLILPVFLGACNSIYAPIAASLYQHGEFARLNHIFKTTTRWAYTLALPVSLILIFSAKEILMIFGSDFVNKGIPVVIIFTLAQFINSITGGVGFTLIMTGKQKIEFYNSIGLFFVNFTLNLILIPSLGCMGAAIATATSVIFSNILRLMQVYIFYKMQPYGINYLKTIVPAIMATVLLLLTQKVNLLPIGQLMLNVFIVLGIFLIYTRFTGVDEDEQYIWNLIKQKFAFRLGA; translated from the coding sequence ATGGAAACAAACGAACACAAGGATATCAAGAAGATTGCTCGCGGCTCTGCGCTGAGTTTTGCTGGAGCCATAGTCGGTAGGGGGGGATGGTTCCTCTATCAGGTAATCGCTGCGCGTTTTCTCGGTGTAGAAGCTTTCGGTTTGTACATGCTGGCTATTATGGCGATGAAGATAACTGATTTGATTTCTCGTCTAGGGCTTCATACTGGTTCGATGCGTTTTGTGGCATTATACCGGAAGAACGATCAGAGCCGTCTGAAAGGAATTTTGATAAGCTCTTTTTGTATTTCCTTCGGTAGCGGAATTTTTTTGGGACTTATCCTTTATCTTTTCGCCGGTTTTCTAGCAAAGTTTGTTTTCCATAAACCGGGACTTGAAAACATCATAATAAAACTCTCGTTATCTGTGCCTTTTATGTCATCGATGATGGTCGTTGCAAACGCATCTCAAGGTTTTCACACAACGAAATATGCAGTATTGATCAGAGATATCATCCAGCCTACTCTGAATCTCTTATTCATTTCACTCTCTATTTTCTTTGGATTGGGTCTTGTTGGCATTATTTACGGGTACATTGCATCCTATAGCGTTGCGCTATTGGTTGCACTGATATTAATTACAAAGTTATTCCCAGAGATTAAAGACAAAACTATCAAATCGGACTATCAAGTCAAAGCCTTAATAACGTATTCTATCCCGCTGCTATTCAGTAGTTTCCTTTATTTACTTATTTCCTGGATGGATACAATAATGCTTGGGATAATGAAGACTTCACAAGATGTTGGAATTTTTAAGGCTGCATCAGAAATTCCTCTGATCCTTCCTGTATTCCTAGGTGCTTGCAACTCAATTTATGCGCCCATTGCTGCTTCATTGTATCAGCATGGGGAATTTGCAAGATTGAATCATATTTTTAAGACAACCACCCGTTGGGCTTATACATTAGCTTTGCCTGTCTCTTTGATTTTGATTTTTTCTGCTAAAGAGATACTGATGATTTTTGGAAGTGATTTTGTAAATAAAGGAATACCTGTTGTTATTATTTTTACACTTGCTCAATTTATTAACTCTATAACAGGTGGGGTTGGTTTTACCCTTATCATGACAGGAAAACAAAAAATTGAATTTTATAATTCTATTGGTTTATTCTTTGTAAATTTTACACTTAATTTAATTTTAATTCCCAGCCTTGGCTGTATGGGTGCTGCAATAGCAACTGCAACCTCAGTGATTTTTAGCAATATATTAAGACTTATGCAGGTTTATATTTTTTATAAAATGCAACCCTATGGAATTAATTATTTAAAAACCATAGTTCCAGCGATTATGGCAACAGTATTGTTGCTTCTTACTCAAAAAGTGAATTTGCTCCCAATTGGGCAACTTATGCTTAATGTGTTCATTGTTTTGGGGATTTTTTTGATATACACGCGATTTACTGGAGTTGATGAAGATGAGCAATATATTTGGAATCTTATCAAGCAAAAGTTTGCTTTTAGATTAGGAGCATAA
- a CDS encoding TolC family protein has protein sequence MRLTMDYSRDILLANEGKNISQGRYVEERSAALPQFKIEAQSAYSHDPSYPVLGFNRERNDYSANLHLSQALFTWGQISSAIKAAEYDKESAEHQMQEARQLALREASTGFFDLLLSLELEKVASDNVAQKQRHLDEAKRKLQMEVATDYDVLAAQVALTNALPALAQAQNAIRLAKDRLRYFMGVQEDFEVTGSLLCLPKAPDSFEVVMERAIANRPEVAYYKSQLGVFGELVTVAKGGDKPRLDFKGNMGWSDTDDIHDDTGGGYWDAGVYFSFPIFDGFLTKGRVIQARSRLSTTEIKLKKLLDQIALEARDAINRVDESVQIVKALAATTEQAERLLQMAESGYRYGVKTRLEVDDAESNLLSARLNVARARRDYLVAKTRLLWIMGEDMQRALAGPDSTPKGICDVTP, from the coding sequence TTGAGACTGACAATGGATTACAGCCGGGATATTCTTTTGGCAAATGAAGGCAAAAATATCTCCCAGGGGCGGTATGTCGAAGAGCGTTCTGCGGCCTTACCACAATTCAAAATTGAAGCACAAAGTGCTTACTCACACGATCCTTCTTATCCTGTCTTGGGCTTCAATCGGGAAAGAAACGATTACAGCGCGAACCTCCACCTTTCTCAAGCCCTGTTCACGTGGGGCCAGATATCGTCTGCAATCAAAGCGGCGGAATATGATAAGGAATCGGCGGAGCACCAGATGCAGGAAGCGAGGCAACTGGCGTTGAGGGAAGCTTCAACCGGTTTTTTCGACCTGTTGCTCTCTTTGGAACTGGAAAAAGTGGCAAGCGACAATGTCGCCCAGAAGCAAAGACATCTGGATGAAGCAAAGAGAAAGCTCCAGATGGAGGTGGCAACGGATTATGATGTACTGGCAGCGCAAGTGGCATTGACCAATGCTCTGCCGGCACTGGCCCAAGCGCAAAACGCTATTCGACTTGCAAAGGACAGGTTGCGCTACTTTATGGGAGTGCAAGAGGACTTTGAGGTGACCGGCAGCCTGCTCTGTCTTCCCAAGGCGCCCGATTCCTTTGAGGTCGTAATGGAGCGGGCCATTGCCAACCGGCCTGAAGTGGCTTATTACAAAAGCCAACTGGGCGTTTTCGGTGAGTTGGTGACCGTTGCAAAGGGAGGAGACAAACCTCGCCTGGATTTTAAGGGAAATATGGGATGGAGTGATACGGACGACATCCATGACGATACGGGCGGAGGATACTGGGATGCAGGGGTATATTTTTCCTTTCCCATATTCGACGGTTTTCTCACAAAAGGGCGAGTGATTCAGGCCAGAAGCCGTTTATCGACCACCGAAATAAAATTGAAAAAACTGCTCGACCAGATCGCTCTCGAAGCCAGGGATGCGATCAATCGTGTGGATGAATCCGTTCAGATTGTCAAGGCTCTTGCCGCAACGACAGAGCAGGCGGAAAGATTGCTGCAGATGGCGGAATCCGGATATCGTTATGGAGTAAAAACAAGGCTGGAGGTCGATGATGCCGAGTCCAACCTCCTCTCCGCCCGTTTAAATGTTGCAAGGGCGCGCCGTGATTACCTGGTTGCCAAAACCAGGCTGCTTTGGATCATGGGAGAGGATATGCAGAGAGCACTGGCCGGTCCGGATTCCACTCCGAAGGGCATTTGCGATGTTACCCCTTGA
- a CDS encoding phosphoadenosine phosphosulfate reductase family protein produces MDLATKEDLMSLHIDQKVEKSKLIIKEAIDRYGIENIAIAITGGKDSTMGLWLFKLVCEEMGLKLPCCMFIDEGDVFDEITEFVNHIKKLWSLNIRILKNSDVSSKVNGIGEEVQVASLNETNQKALQEMGFSEKSFPFVPDSTVCNHLMKTIPMREFIINDGIKALFIAIRWDEQAARKDEEYFSPRTNPDHTRVHPILHFSERDIWIATFKYDVPYCSLYKYGYRSLGARCATGKVSDIPAWMQDLENTPERVGRGQDKEQVMDQLRALGYM; encoded by the coding sequence ATGGATTTAGCGACAAAAGAGGATCTGATGAGTCTGCACATCGACCAGAAAGTCGAAAAGTCGAAGTTGATCATAAAGGAAGCGATAGACCGTTACGGTATAGAAAACATAGCCATAGCGATTACTGGCGGCAAAGACAGCACCATGGGCCTATGGCTTTTCAAACTGGTTTGCGAGGAGATGGGTCTTAAGCTTCCCTGCTGTATGTTCATAGACGAAGGGGACGTCTTTGACGAAATCACGGAGTTCGTTAACCATATAAAGAAATTGTGGTCTCTTAATATTCGTATTCTCAAGAATTCCGATGTGAGTTCAAAAGTCAACGGCATAGGTGAGGAAGTGCAGGTTGCATCCCTCAATGAAACGAATCAGAAAGCGCTTCAGGAAATGGGTTTTTCTGAAAAGTCTTTTCCTTTTGTGCCTGACTCAACGGTTTGCAACCATTTGATGAAGACGATCCCTATGAGGGAGTTCATCATCAACGACGGCATCAAGGCCCTCTTTATTGCCATCAGATGGGATGAACAGGCGGCCCGAAAAGACGAAGAGTATTTCAGTCCCAGAACCAATCCGGACCATACGAGGGTGCATCCCATTCTCCATTTCAGTGAACGAGATATCTGGATAGCTACTTTTAAATATGACGTCCCTTATTGTAGCCTGTATAAATACGGCTACCGTTCTCTTGGTGCCCGATGTGCCACTGGGAAGGTCTCCGATATCCCTGCATGGATGCAGGACCTGGAAAACACTCCGGAACGCGTTGGGAGAGGGCAGGATAAAGAGCAGGTCATGGATCAATTGAGAGCACTCGGCTACATGTAA
- a CDS encoding HPr family phosphocarrier protein, producing MANSNSCEMDVLNQEFIVANKLGIHARVAAQIVKVASQFKSDVWLSKSDTTVSGKSILDVMTLVCPHGSTVRISACGPDAAEALDALAALFQTKFGES from the coding sequence GTGGCCAACTCAAATTCGTGCGAGATGGATGTTTTGAATCAGGAGTTCATTGTTGCCAACAAGTTAGGGATACATGCGCGGGTCGCTGCCCAGATTGTAAAGGTGGCAAGTCAATTCAAGTCGGATGTTTGGCTTTCAAAGAGCGATACCACGGTAAGCGGAAAGAGTATCCTGGATGTGATGACATTGGTGTGCCCTCACGGCAGCACAGTCCGCATTTCGGCATGTGGACCTGATGCTGCGGAAGCCCTCGATGCTTTAGCCGCGCTATTTCAGACCAAATTTGGTGAATCCTGA
- the trpD gene encoding anthranilate phosphoribosyltransferase, which translates to MALETQLREFGRLICSIAAGRFMSRQESADAYRQVILNEQPELQQGAFLMAHIARGPSTEELSGAWDALDLYDTEKIHTQLTGPVCDIVGTGSDPLKTVNCSTPAALIAAACGLPIAKKGARLVTGVSGASDIFEILGIDLNAPLVRAERALNQYGLCYLPGESFLKSGWARLIQSMRFTSAFNIIGPLTRPCGQTNSIVIGAYAPHVCDQLISVLKEIAMPAALAPFGRVEGMDPALGMDEFSLAGPTRVVELRQSKKEIYDVTPQDFGLKPVGFSTIASRGTAQENAQVILEVLSGQYDTPAANFFCMNAAAALYIADLVPSYSKGTEMAKEALSSGKALEKLEQLKEIQGRV; encoded by the coding sequence ATGGCATTAGAAACACAATTGCGTGAATTCGGCCGACTGATCTGTTCTATCGCTGCAGGTAGGTTCATGTCCCGGCAGGAATCGGCCGATGCGTACCGGCAGGTGATCTTGAATGAACAACCGGAATTGCAACAGGGAGCCTTCCTCATGGCGCATATCGCGCGGGGGCCATCGACGGAAGAGCTTTCTGGAGCTTGGGACGCTTTGGACCTCTATGACACGGAAAAGATCCACACTCAATTGACCGGGCCTGTCTGCGACATTGTGGGGACTGGCTCGGACCCCCTCAAAACCGTGAATTGTTCGACGCCCGCAGCCCTTATTGCTGCCGCTTGCGGCCTGCCCATCGCAAAAAAAGGAGCAAGGCTGGTCACAGGGGTCTCCGGAGCATCCGACATCTTCGAAATCCTCGGCATCGATCTCAACGCCCCTCTCGTTCGGGCGGAGAGAGCCTTGAACCAGTATGGTCTTTGTTATCTTCCCGGAGAAAGCTTTCTCAAGTCGGGCTGGGCAAGGCTGATCCAATCTATGCGTTTTACTTCGGCTTTCAACATCATCGGCCCGCTCACACGTCCCTGTGGACAGACCAATTCGATCGTCATCGGAGCCTATGCGCCACACGTCTGCGATCAACTCATATCCGTCCTCAAAGAAATTGCCATGCCCGCAGCCCTTGCCCCCTTCGGAAGAGTTGAAGGAATGGATCCCGCCCTGGGAATGGACGAATTCTCCCTGGCCGGCCCGACGCGCGTCGTGGAACTGCGGCAGTCGAAAAAAGAAATCTACGATGTTACGCCACAAGACTTCGGACTGAAGCCAGTCGGTTTTTCCACAATAGCCAGTCGCGGCACGGCACAGGAAAATGCACAGGTAATCCTCGAAGTCCTGTCAGGCCAATACGATACACCGGCTGCGAACTTCTTTTGTATGAATGCGGCTGCCGCTCTGTATATCGCGGACCTCGTTCCTTCTTATTCAAAAGGTACAGAGATGGCCAAAGAGGCGCTTTCCTCCGGCAAGGCGCTGGAGAAACTGGAACAACTGAAGGAAATCCAGGGGAGAGTGTAA
- the ptsP gene encoding phosphoenolpyruvate--protein phosphotransferase, with product MDQRSKVVQGIGVSPGIAIGKAHLLEQGRIPIPYYTLLGEEAIDEECRRFDDAVAKAERDLEAIKQSIHPDFKEHVHVLEVHQMILRDRPIYDETLRLIREEKYNALWALMRALMKAHELFRSLDDEYIRSRVADVDAVAERILRNLAGQNHRDFNNIKERVIVVAHDLSPADTAQLQLERTLGLVTDMGGRTSHTSIIARSLSIPAVVGTESATKLVQTGDILILDGASGKVILNPTEEEISFYYERQEELENYIKGISRMAHLPAETLDGYTVKVEANIELLEEVVAAKDNGAEGIGLYRTEFFFMNRTNFPDEETLFFEYRELSELMAPKSVTMRTLDLGSEKLATWYPKLHENNPALGLRSIRLCLHYRELFKTQLRAILRASAVEKNIRLMFPLVSGVAELREAKQVLKEVQEDLLSKRIPFDEKMPLGVMVEVPSAVAVADLLAREVDFFSIGTNDLIQYSIAIDRVNEHIAYLYEPLHPAVLRFIKQTVDAAHKAGIEVGICGEMAGESLYVPILLGLQLDSFSMNPQSIPRVKNLICRSRIKECRRFVNKILGMSTAQEINEVLQEVMIKNFPEEFRVFDPSVLTTEGSVSHKQKKRAKKMRKSLEES from the coding sequence ATGGATCAAAGGTCCAAAGTTGTTCAAGGAATTGGAGTCTCGCCCGGTATAGCCATTGGCAAGGCCCACCTTTTAGAACAAGGTCGCATTCCAATTCCGTACTACACACTCTTGGGTGAAGAGGCTATCGATGAGGAATGCCGGCGTTTCGATGACGCCGTCGCTAAGGCTGAACGCGATCTAGAAGCTATCAAACAAAGCATCCATCCGGACTTCAAGGAACATGTCCATGTTTTGGAAGTCCATCAAATGATCCTTCGAGACCGTCCCATCTACGATGAAACATTACGCCTGATACGGGAAGAAAAATATAATGCCCTGTGGGCGCTCATGCGCGCGCTCATGAAAGCGCACGAGCTTTTCAGATCTCTCGATGATGAATACATTCGAAGCCGGGTGGCCGATGTGGATGCAGTGGCGGAACGTATTCTGCGCAATCTGGCTGGTCAGAATCACAGGGATTTCAACAATATCAAAGAGCGGGTCATTGTAGTGGCTCATGATCTTTCCCCGGCAGATACCGCCCAGTTGCAGCTGGAGCGCACTCTGGGGCTGGTCACGGATATGGGAGGCAGAACATCCCATACTTCCATCATCGCCCGTTCCCTCAGCATCCCGGCAGTGGTTGGAACCGAGTCGGCCACAAAGTTAGTACAAACGGGAGATATCCTTATTTTGGATGGCGCTTCCGGGAAGGTCATTCTCAACCCCACAGAAGAAGAAATCAGCTTTTACTACGAACGTCAGGAGGAGTTGGAAAATTACATCAAGGGCATAAGCAGAATGGCCCATCTTCCGGCCGAGACTCTGGATGGCTACACTGTGAAAGTGGAAGCCAACATCGAATTGTTGGAAGAAGTGGTGGCAGCCAAGGATAACGGAGCCGAAGGGATCGGTCTTTACCGCACTGAATTCTTCTTTATGAATCGGACCAATTTCCCGGACGAAGAAACGCTTTTTTTCGAATACCGTGAACTTTCAGAACTGATGGCTCCCAAATCGGTCACCATGAGAACCCTTGATCTCGGATCAGAGAAACTTGCCACCTGGTATCCAAAGCTCCATGAGAACAACCCTGCTCTCGGATTGCGATCCATAAGACTTTGCCTTCATTATCGGGAACTTTTTAAGACCCAGTTGCGTGCGATATTGCGGGCGAGTGCCGTCGAGAAGAATATTCGCCTCATGTTCCCTCTGGTCTCGGGTGTGGCAGAACTTCGTGAAGCCAAGCAGGTGCTGAAGGAGGTTCAAGAGGATCTTTTATCCAAGAGGATCCCTTTTGACGAGAAGATGCCCCTCGGGGTGATGGTCGAGGTCCCTTCCGCTGTGGCAGTGGCTGATCTACTTGCCAGGGAGGTGGATTTTTTCAGTATAGGCACAAACGATTTAATACAATACAGCATTGCCATCGACCGTGTGAACGAACACATCGCCTACTTGTACGAACCCCTGCATCCTGCTGTCTTGAGGTTCATCAAACAGACCGTGGACGCTGCACATAAGGCCGGCATAGAGGTGGGGATCTGTGGGGAGATGGCGGGCGAATCGCTCTATGTGCCCATACTCTTGGGACTCCAGCTCGACAGCTTCAGCATGAATCCACAGTCGATTCCTCGCGTTAAAAACCTTATCTGCCGCTCCCGGATTAAAGAATGCCGTAGATTCGTGAACAAAATCCTTGGCATGAGTACCGCGCAGGAAATCAACGAAGTGCTGCAAGAAGTGATGATCAAGAATTTTCCCGAAGAATTCAGAGTTTTTGATCCCAGTGTATTGACGACTGAGGGAAGTGTTTCTCACAAACAGAAAAAACGTGCCAAAAAAATGCGAAAATCTCTTGAAGAATCTTGA
- a CDS encoding YkgJ family cysteine cluster protein, which translates to MDIKEKTRQLYELYRQFETASQPYISSAVCKPGCADCCTTVGNVDITTLEGLIILRHLQSCPPALQKDLSKRLKLNRKEKMESKYARCAFLDAANRCAIYTVRPFSCRRLYSVKPCGETGPTVHRQVWEMAENIVSAIQVLDSNGYSGHLSYVLQLLNDARFKKIYLNDQFFPDEIKEFAQKHALLINRFTTTPEK; encoded by the coding sequence TTGGATATCAAAGAAAAAACCAGGCAGCTTTATGAATTGTACAGGCAATTCGAGACAGCATCACAGCCCTATATCTCCTCTGCTGTCTGCAAGCCGGGTTGTGCCGACTGCTGTACGACGGTGGGCAACGTGGATATCACTACCCTTGAAGGCTTGATCATACTCCGCCATTTGCAATCCTGCCCCCCTGCCCTGCAGAAGGATTTATCGAAACGATTGAAGCTGAACCGCAAGGAAAAAATGGAATCGAAATATGCCCGCTGCGCCTTCTTGGATGCTGCCAACAGGTGTGCTATCTATACGGTCCGCCCTTTCAGTTGCCGCCGTCTTTACTCTGTAAAACCTTGTGGGGAGACGGGGCCGACGGTACATCGCCAGGTGTGGGAAATGGCTGAAAACATCGTATCAGCCATTCAGGTTCTAGACAGCAATGGCTATTCAGGCCATTTGTCTTATGTGCTTCAACTCCTGAACGATGCCCGATTCAAAAAAATATATCTGAACGACCAGTTTTTTCCAGATGAAATCAAGGAGTTTGCCCAAAAGCACGCCCTTCTCATCAATCGTTTTACAACAACTCCGGAAAAATGA
- a CDS encoding alcohol dehydrogenase catalytic domain-containing protein translates to MRALRLEAFNELNLLEVDLPVAEQDDILLKVSHCALCRTDAKMFRQGQRDLVLPRILGHEVFGFNEQTGERFVIWPGEACGVCEECLKGHENLCSQMRIMGFHRDGGFAEYLSVSKSSVIPVPENLPGHLACLAEPLASTLNALEQARVEKNERILIYGGGPVGLLMSLAAQSLGATAFVVEKNPPKLRKSEKFRSSLAIEGSPECRLKDFDVVVNAAPSLSIFHEGMSKLRSGGCFCLFSGFTGEGTFPVSILNEIHYRQLRLAGAYGSTRRHMEKAVLLLNLFQESVSYLVEEVIELDQIPLALEAILSGDTLKFVAKI, encoded by the coding sequence ATGAGAGCTTTACGATTGGAAGCTTTTAATGAGCTCAATCTGCTGGAAGTAGACCTTCCTGTCGCTGAGCAGGATGATATCCTGCTCAAAGTGTCTCACTGTGCTTTATGCCGCACAGATGCAAAAATGTTCCGTCAAGGACAACGGGACCTTGTGCTTCCCAGAATTTTGGGGCATGAAGTCTTCGGATTCAATGAACAAACCGGAGAACGCTTTGTGATCTGGCCGGGAGAAGCTTGCGGCGTCTGCGAAGAATGCCTTAAGGGACACGAAAATCTCTGTTCACAAATGAGAATCATGGGGTTTCACAGAGACGGAGGCTTTGCCGAGTATCTATCCGTCAGCAAATCGAGCGTCATCCCGGTACCCGAGAACCTGCCGGGACATCTGGCTTGCCTGGCCGAACCACTTGCAAGCACTCTCAACGCCCTTGAACAGGCAAGAGTGGAAAAGAACGAACGCATACTGATCTATGGAGGAGGTCCTGTCGGACTTTTGATGAGTTTGGCAGCCCAGTCTTTGGGGGCAACCGCATTTGTTGTGGAGAAAAATCCACCCAAGCTTCGAAAAAGCGAAAAATTTCGAAGCAGTCTTGCCATAGAAGGCAGTCCGGAGTGCAGGCTGAAAGATTTTGACGTCGTCGTAAACGCTGCACCCTCTTTAAGTATTTTCCATGAAGGAATGTCCAAGCTGCGATCCGGCGGATGTTTTTGCCTTTTCAGTGGTTTTACGGGTGAAGGCACATTTCCGGTCTCTATCCTCAATGAAATCCACTACCGCCAACTGCGGTTGGCGGGGGCTTACGGCAGCACTCGAAGGCATATGGAAAAAGCCGTTCTGTTGTTGAATCTGTTTCAAGAATCCGTCTCTTATCTCGTAGAAGAGGTGATCGAATTGGATCAAATCCCTCTTGCTCTTGAGGCGATTCTTTCCGGAGACACCCTAAAATTTGTTGCTAAAATTTAG
- the smpB gene encoding SsrA-binding protein SmpB, whose product MTKNKATANTANRLVCQNKKAYHDYEIVEKLEAGIVLVGTEVKSLREGRANLKDSYAKIRKGEVFLYGLHISPYTHASYDNHDPERVRKLLLHNYEIKRLTGRTQERGFSLIPLKIYFSNGRAKVELGLARGKKLFDKRESLKRKEEIREMDRLRKHRRES is encoded by the coding sequence ATGACTAAAAATAAGGCAACAGCGAACACCGCAAATCGTCTCGTATGCCAGAATAAGAAAGCTTATCACGACTATGAAATTGTCGAAAAATTAGAAGCTGGAATCGTTCTGGTGGGAACAGAAGTTAAATCTTTGAGAGAAGGGCGAGCCAATCTGAAGGATAGCTATGCAAAGATCAGAAAAGGAGAGGTTTTCCTTTATGGTTTGCATATCAGCCCTTATACTCATGCTTCCTACGACAACCACGATCCCGAGAGAGTGCGTAAGCTGCTTCTCCATAATTACGAAATCAAAAGGCTGACCGGAAGAACGCAGGAACGCGGATTCTCTCTCATCCCTTTAAAGATCTATTTCAGCAATGGTAGAGCCAAGGTCGAACTGGGATTGGCGCGTGGGAAAAAACTCTTCGACAAACGGGAGAGCTTGAAGAGGAAGGAAGAGATTCGCGAAATGGATCGCCTGCGCAAGCACCGCAGGGAATCCTGA